The Halostagnicola kamekurae sequence AGTCACGCGCAAACTCTTCTGCTGATTGGTCTTCTGAAGGTTCACTCTCTTTGGGCATAATGACGAAAAATGTACCTGTAAAATAAAAAATTGGCTATAGACGATCGAGGAATTCTGCTCGTCGCTGGCGCTTCTCGCTGATCGAGGCCTTATCGTAATGTTTGTCCAACACTTCCTGACTCACATCAGCTCGGTCACTGACTGCCTCAACTGGCCAACCCTTGTTCCGATGGTAGGTGATCGACCCCTTACGAATTGCGTGAGGACTGACGGAGGAGGGACAAAAGTTGGCCTTCGAGCTGTTAACGGCCTCGCACTCGTCCATGTCGCGGTCGTGGGGGCACTTATTGGAATAGTGGCAGGGACGAGTAATCTTGTAGACGTGTGAACGGATCGTTGTCTCGTGGGCGCGTCCGTGGGACGTACAGATTAGCGGCATTCGACCGTGATCGTCCTCGACGCGAGGGTGTTGATCGTGAACCCAGTCATTGAGGGTTTGAACGAGGCCACTTCCCAGGTTAATCTCCCTCTCGCCCTGGGTTCGGTTTTTTAGTGGTGTTCCTGTGGACTCTCGATTAACCGCTTTAATATAGCCTTCTCCCGGGTGAAAGTCGGTCACGTCGAATGCACGTAGCGTGCTGGTCCGGATACCAGTATGCCACAGCAAGTGAAATATGACGTGGCGAAGCGTCGCATATTCGTACTTATTCAAGTACTCCAAGATCAACTCGGCTTCTTCCGGGGTGATCGCCGTGTCATTAACGTCCTCGTTCATACCGAGCTTAGGAAGCTCGACCTTCTCGCTTAATCCGGGCGGAACCGCGTCGATTCGCTCACAGAACACGAGGAACTGACGGATGGTTCCGAGCTGGTTCTGAAGCGTGACGTTATTCACTTCCTCTGATCTCCAGACCTTAAACTCGTGGAGTTTTCGGCCAGTAAGTTCGTTGAGGTTATCCAGATCGGTTTCCTCGCACCATTCTACGAATCGTTCGACCCGGTATCCGTGATTCTGCTTTGAGGTGACGCTGAGGTCAGTACGGTCTTCAAGGTACAATTCTTTGGCCTGTCGTGGTGTGATTGGTTCGAGCATGGTTTCTCTTGAACCACCGGCAGACCGACGCTCGGGCGGTCACCGCGAGAGGAGCGAGCGGGTGGACTCGCCGGACAGACTGAGATCCATTCCAGATCACAGCCCATGCATTGGTTGAAGCGGAGTACGCGTCAGCGTACACGACGCTTGGGTTCAAATCCCGGCGAGTCCACTATTTTACGTCGCGAGCAAATTCGCGAGCGGCGCATATAGTCGGCGAAGGCGGGATTTGAAGCCCTATTAGTCCCAGATCGCGAGTGAGCGAAGCGAACGAGCAGGAACGTCTAATTCCGGGTTCAAATCCCTGGTAGAAACGATCCATCGAAAAGTGGACGCCAGCAGGAACGCTTCGGGTCGTCATGTTCACCGACGCAACAGGCGAAAGACGGTCTATCGCTTCCGCGATACTGGTCACGTGCACAAGTATTTCGGCGATAGCGAGCCGTCCGAGAAAGCACAATTCTCGGATACAACGTTCGCGGTAACTACGTCTGCGTATTTACTGCCGAGAATTTATGTAATTCTACCTGTTAGTCCAACTATGAGTGATTATCTCGAGGAAGTTCCGTGGGGTAATCTTTGGCGCTGGGGAGTAAGTTCGTTGTTGTTTTTCTTCGTTTTCGTTTTCTTACTTATTCTCGCCACCAGTGCAGGGGCTCTCAATGACGGAACGATAAACTCGATACTTCAACTGGTGATAATTGTATCCAGTATCATTATCGGTGCCATTGTGGTCTGGTCGGACGAAATTCCGTGGCCCGGTGACCCTTGAGACGAAAGTAGAATTCGGTGCCGAATGGTAGAATCATTCCATTGTACTGAACGATATGTGAGTTCTCTGTATCTCCCGTTGCGTCATGATCCTGTCCGTCATTGCTCTACTTCTCGGACAGAGGGAGCCAAGAACGAAGGAACTTCAGAAGGCGAGTACTCCTCAACCAGCTCGTCGTAGATATCACAGTGACGATCCATATCTCGTTTGACGATAAACCGGAGCATGCGCTCACGGACCTCGTCAGGGTCCATGTCCTCGGGCGCGCTTGAAACCGATTGATCTGGTTGACTCGTCATATTACTCCTTACTTTGGTCGCCACCGGGATAGCGTTTCGTGCTTGCTCCTCGAGGGCGAAAAAGCCGAGAATAGCGGCCTGGACAGCACTCACCCAACCAAACGCATTGTTATCGACAGATTGACCTAAACCCTCAGTCAAATATAATGCATGTCAAGTGACCTATCTACTAGAGATTTTTATCGAGGGATTGCAATGCTAGCCATTCCGCTTGCAATGCTTCTCCTAGTACAAACAGCGTCGTTATACGCACTCAACCGACAGGCGAACATCACTAATGGTTTACTTATATTCCCATCACTCATAATTGGTATTGTGGCACTATTCTTTTCATTATTTTATCTTCTACAAGGGTCACTATCTGATACTACTCCCCAAGAGTAACTGTTCCTACTGACTCCAAAATCTCATTTCGAATACTCATCAGTGACCAATTAGGGAGAGAACGCCCAGAGGGAGACTCGTTTCTCCTCTCGGCCAGTAATCCCGCCTACAGAACGTGAAGCTGCCTACTGAACGACGGCGAGTCCATATGGGGCCGGTAATCTTTCGGTTGGAGTAGTTCCAGACCACTTGCCTACACCCGCATCTATCGAGAATCAACGGACGAGGAACGGAACCCGTTCGTGGAACAGCGCTCTGACGGACCAGTGATTTTCACTGCACGGGTTTGCAATCAGTTTCCGCCCTGATGAATGCCGGTGTCCTTTAGCTTGTCAGCATCTGCAAACGGACTTCGGCCGGAGACACGCTCGGAGCCCCTGTCTTTCCGAATCTCTTTGCCGAACGCTGGTCGTTGACTCGTGGAATTCGTGCTCGAGGACTTCGAAGACGGCTTTTCGTCGCAATTTCGCTTCTCGTGGACCCGTAAACTGAGTTTCTTGCTGAAAGACTCGTCGCAGTATTCACAGGAGTATTCTGTCTCGTCGGGTGACGTCGTCGTCTGCGTCTCAGTCTGACGCGGCGCACATTCGGAGCGATGGTCGCTCAACGCATCCGCAGTCCCGTATTCGGTACCGCAGTGGTCGCCTTCGAACTCCCTCGAGTGGTTCTCAAGAAACAGCGACTCGTCGATCTCCGTCCGGGATGCAGATCGTATTCGATTCGCGTTCGACTCGCCCGCTGCCGGCGGCTGATTTAAGCTCGAGGCTTCGCATAACAGACCGACGCGCCGTTTCTCGTGGCTGCTCAAGTGGTCGGTATGATTGGAGAGCAACCATCTGACTCGCGAGAGGGTCTGCGGTGGAACGACGGCCGTCGACGCGGACCCGATGTCGATCGTTTCGGGATCGATTTCGAACGCGTCCGATGCCGGTTCGACGTGTCGGGAGAGGGCTCCGAGTTCGATAATCGGCGCCGGAACCGGACAGTTTTCGGGGAGCGTCTCGACGACAGCTCCAAATGCGGCCGAACAGCGCAGGTCCGGACCCTCACCACGAGAGCGGAGCGTCGACGAGTTGTCCTCCGTCGCGACTCGATACATACGACAAATTGTGTCAGGTAATTATATAATATTGTCGGTCAGGAGAACCCCATCTGTGACGTACGTACGCGTTCGATCAGTACGCTGGTCGAACAGCCATGCTCGCCGTTACAAGTAGCCTTCCTCGACCAGCCGGCCAATCCCCTCGCGAAGCCGTTCCTCGCTCGCGGCGTAGGAGATGCGAGCGTAGCCCGGTGTGCCGAACGCGCTGCCGGGAACCGTCGCGACGTGGGCGTCTTCGATCGCGCCCTCACACCACGCCTGATCATCTTCGTCGACCGGGAGCATCATGTAGAACGCGCCCTCCGGAACCGCCACGTCGACGCCTTCGTCCTCGAGCAGTTCTACGACGAGGTCTCGGCGTTGCTCGAACGCCTCGGTCATCTCGACGACCGCCTCGTCGGTGTTTTCGAGCGCCTCGAGACCCGCGTGCTGGACGAAGTTGACGGCCGAGGAGACCGAGTGGCTGTGGAGTTTGCCCGCCTGATCGACCAGTTCCTCGGGACCGGCGAAGTAGCCCAGTCGCCAGCCGGTCATCGAGTAGGCCTTCGAGAAGCCGTTGACGGTGATCGTCCGGTCGGCCATCCCCTCGAGGGTACCTAGGCTCGTCGGCTCGACGCCGTAGGTAATCTCCTTGTAGATCTCGTCGGAGATGACGGTGATATCATGTTCGACGGCCAGATCGCGAACGCCCTCGAGCGCCGCGTCGGAGTAGACCGCGCCGGTCGGGTTCGACGGCGAGTTGACGATCAGCAGTTCGGTGTCGTCGGAGACGGCGGCGCCGAGGTCGTCGAGTGCCGGCTCGAGCTGGAAGTCGTGTGCGGAGAGGTCGACGCGCGTGAGGTCGCCGCCGGCCATCTTGACCATCGCCTCGTAGGAAACCCAGGCGGGGTCGAGCAGTGCGACTTCGTCTCCGTCCTCGATCAGCGCTTGTACGATTTCGTACAGCGCCTGCTTCGCCCCGGGGGTGACGATGATGTTCTCGGGGCCATGATCGAGGCCGTCGTCGGCCAGTTTGTCGGCGATCGCCTCCCGAAGCTCGAGGATGCCCGCGGAGGTCGTGTAGCCGGTGTGGCCGGCGTCCATCGCGTCCTGTCCGGCCTCGATGACGTTCTCGGGCGTCGGGAAGTCGGGTTCGCCGACGGAGAGGTCGACGACGTCCTTGCCTTCGGCCTCGAGTTCGGTCGCAAGCGCGGAAATCGCGAGCGTTGCTGACGGTTCGA is a genomic window containing:
- a CDS encoding tyrosine-type recombinase/integrase yields the protein MLEPITPRQAKELYLEDRTDLSVTSKQNHGYRVERFVEWCEETDLDNLNELTGRKLHEFKVWRSEEVNNVTLQNQLGTIRQFLVFCERIDAVPPGLSEKVELPKLGMNEDVNDTAITPEEAELILEYLNKYEYATLRHVIFHLLWHTGIRTSTLRAFDVTDFHPGEGYIKAVNRESTGTPLKNRTQGEREINLGSGLVQTLNDWVHDQHPRVEDDHGRMPLICTSHGRAHETTIRSHVYKITRPCHYSNKCPHDRDMDECEAVNSSKANFCPSSVSPHAIRKGSITYHRNKGWPVEAVSDRADVSQEVLDKHYDKASISEKRQRRAEFLDRL
- a CDS encoding pyridoxal phosphate-dependent aminotransferase; protein product: MTLEFTDRVTRVEPSATLAISALATELEAEGKDVVDLSVGEPDFPTPENVIEAGQDAMDAGHTGYTTSAGILELREAIADKLADDGLDHGPENIIVTPGAKQALYEIVQALIEDGDEVALLDPAWVSYEAMVKMAGGDLTRVDLSAHDFQLEPALDDLGAAVSDDTELLIVNSPSNPTGAVYSDAALEGVRDLAVEHDITVISDEIYKEITYGVEPTSLGTLEGMADRTITVNGFSKAYSMTGWRLGYFAGPEELVDQAGKLHSHSVSSAVNFVQHAGLEALENTDEAVVEMTEAFEQRRDLVVELLEDEGVDVAVPEGAFYMMLPVDEDDQAWCEGAIEDAHVATVPGSAFGTPGYARISYAASEERLREGIGRLVEEGYL